The following is a genomic window from Equus asinus isolate D_3611 breed Donkey chromosome 3, EquAss-T2T_v2, whole genome shotgun sequence.
tgagtgtgtgtgcgtgtgtgtttgggggCAGAACACCGAGGGGCTGTATACTATGATGCATTGCTTCATTATGCTCATTACGTATCATATTCAGCGTGCTGTATTCTGCTTACTGTATTCAGAGAGGCTCGCCAAACATTATATGACATCTGCGTTATATAAAAcgtcattttgtgtgtgtttgtgttcgtGTTGAATGAAAATTCTACCAAGAGGGCTCACATTTCTCTTCCTCACCTGCAGGTGTCTAGTGTGTCTAACTGGGGTGAGAGCAGACCCGTGCCCGCCCCGCCCACACCGCAGGCTGTGGGGGTTGTGGCTGTAGGGTTTGCGCCTCGCCTGGTGACCTGTGGTAGAGACAGACGCTTTGTGGCATGGAGTGTGAGTGTGCGCTTGAGGGCGTTGTGATGCTCTGTGTCAGGCTGAGACTCGACCACCCAGAGCCGGGTCAGAGGTCTGCACTTGGGACCTGCCACCCAGGGTGCCTGGTGGCGGTGCCTCCTGTGGGAGCAGTGGGGCAGCTCAGGGCCATGGCCAGGGGGCCTGTATCCCCCTCCTCAGGAAAGAGTTAAAGGGGCACCAAGACCAGTGCTAGGCTGGCGGGCAGAGGGTGAGGCTGGCTGCAGGGATGTGGGTGCATTTGCGGTGGTGTGCCTGGGTGCTCATGAATGAATTTGCGCTTGTGTATGGTGCGTGCCAgtgaatgaatgtgtgtgtgtatgtgtgtgaaaggCGTGTGCACATCTATATTCAAACTTAGCTgggggagaggtggagagagcTCGAGAGTCCCAGCAGGAGGGTAGGGGCGGGAAGGAGATAATTACCTCCCTGTGATGAGAGATtacccaccctccttcccccggaggtgatttataatttaaagataaagaataatCAAGTCCTGGCCAGGAAGGACACAGTGTTGTGGGTCTGATTAGGATCTCGGGATGGACCAGCGCGCGAGGGAGGagcgggttgggggaggggaggccttgCCTCCCCCCAGTCCCAGCCTCCCTGAGGCTTAGCATGTCCGAGCTTGGCCCAAATTGCAGCCGATCGGTCCCCCATTATTTCTCCCAACTTTTAATTTCTGCTTCCAAAGGATCATTGCCCGCGGTAATTGCAAAGGACCCGTCCTTGTGCGTGGAGCAGGCTCCGGGGACCGCAGAGTGAGGCGGCACGCACACCGCTCGTGCACACGCCGGCGCGCACGCTCACACCCGTCACACACAGCCGCACACCCCGAAGACACTCGCACGCGCGCTCCACCGCCGGCTCCCACCTGGGTCCCACCAGCGGTGGGTGTGCTCCTGAGCGCgcgcagagggaggagggaggagggcgccGCCGCGCTCGCTCGGACGCCCGACCACGGCCCGTCCCTCCCGAGGGCCGCCGGGCCTGCGGGGCAAACCTCGCCGCGGTACATAACTGTGCACAAATAGAGACCCGGACGGAGGGCTTCCTTCTCGGGGCTCCAGGAAGGGGAGTTTGCCGTAACGTTTCCCCTTAGTTGAAGGGTATCGATTTTTGCGTAGGCCGCGTGCCATTTGTACGATTTTTAGATCCCCATTTtgggaggcggggggggggggggggggggccggccAGCCTTCCTCATTTTCGATTCCACTTCTAATGAGCGATcccgggggcggcggcgccgCCCCGCGCGGGGACACGAGGCCGGGCCCTAATTTGACGCCACGAAGGAGGCGGGAgcgggaggggctggaggggcagaGACTCTGAGCAGGCGAGACCTCCAGACGCGAGGCCAAACCCCGAGCCAGCGACCGAGAGAGGAGGGACCAAGATCCACGGAACGCGTGGGAGGGGGTTGAAGGCGCGGCGAAGACCCGAGAGTGGCCGCGAGgaccccatccccgcccccagccGCCCCGAGGGGCGCCGGAGCCACAGCAGCCGCCAGAGCGCCAGGGCCCCGCGCCGGGAGCCGGAGGAGAGGCCGGCCGCGCCGCGTCCTGCGCCAGGATGTCCCAGCCAACTCCTGGAGCTCGCCCTCCCGCGCGCCCCGGCGCCTCCCCGGGCCCCTCGGCCGATTGATCCCGCAATTATTTAAAAGCCGGGCTGTCTCCTCCCCCTTCGCCCAGGAGGCAGGCACGCCGTTTCCGGACGAGCAGAGGCGCAGCGACACGCCGCTGACCGCGACTGTCACCCGCGGGCCGCACGCTGGCTCCGGGCTGCGCGTCTGTCGGTCGGGCCCGGGGCTCCGTCCGTGAGTCCCGCGCGGGGCCCGCCTCCTCCACCCGGGACCGTTCGCAGCCAATTAGGCGCGCGCGCTAACGAGGGCGGCGGAGCCCCGCGGCCGCCTGCGGGCGCACGTGTGTGCGGCGTGTGGGCGCGTGGGCGCCGCCGGCAGGGTCGCCATAAATGCGCGGGCCGGGCGCGGCGGGCGCCTGAGGCGGCGGCGGAGGCAGCGCCAGGCAGCACCGGCCAAGCGCAGGGCGCGGCACGGAGAGCGAGCAGAGCGGCGGCCGTCTGCGCGAGACCGTGCGGCGGCTCCCGGGCCGCCCGGGATGGGAGACCAGTAGCCGGCGGGGCCCGAGCGGCCGGAGCGGCGGGACGCCGGCATGAGCGCGAGCGGCCCGgtggctcccggggacggccccgcgctgccgccgccgccgcccgggcccGGTCCGGGGCCCGCACCGCctgcgcccgccgccgccgcccgggacGCCATGGACGGGCGCGCCGAGCTGCCCGCCTTTCCCCGGGCCGGAGCCCCGCCGCTCGCCGCCAGCGACACAGTGCCCGCGGCGCCCGAGGGGGCTGGtgcggcccggcccggcccaccGCCGCGCCCCACCTCTTTCTCGGTGCTGGACATCCTGGACCCCAACAAGTTCAACAGCAGAAGACGCCGCTGTGTGCTGCTGGGCCCCGTGGCGCCCGCCGCgtgcgccccggcccccgccgccccaggacGCCCGCCGCGCGCGGAAGAGCTGGAGCGCCgcgccctcgccgccgccggagGAGCTGGAGCCGCCACCGGAGCTGAGCCGCCGCGTGAGTAGGACGCGGCCGGCTCCGGGTCGCAGGGGCAGGGGACGGGCCGTGTCTGCGCGTTTACGCCCCGGGGACCCCTGGGCGAGCCTGGCCAGCCGGGCGCCAAGGCTCGGTGGAAAGTTCGCAGCGCGCGGGGCCGGGACCGGCCCGCCCGCGGCCTCCGTCTGACCCGGACTCCGGGGCCGCACCGCCACACGCCTCCCAGGATGGCTCCGCCGGGCCGGGCCCAGGGCTGCGGGGCTGCAGAGCAGGCCCAGGTTTCCCCACAGCGCGTTTCCGGCCTTGGAGGGTAGTCGGTGCCGAGGAGGGGACGTGCGCGGTGGCTGGCCGGTGACTTCCCCACCCCCACGCGGCCGACCGaggcctccttctctccttcctccttatttatttattttttttggacaAATCAGACTAATTGTGACAAAACGCTGGTTATCTCTGGAAAAACAATTAAATCCCTTCGATTACAGTTAAGGGGAAATGTGCTTAGCCGCGGAAAGCGGCCGGTAATGGGGCGGCCCGCGCCCCCGGCCGGGTCGATATCCCATTACGGCAGCATGCATATCTCTTTCAAGCACCTTGCAAATTCCCCCCGAACATCTAAATTATAGGGTCAAAATTCGGATAATTACTCGATTAAAACCTATTACACTTATTAGGGGCCGCTATTGATCGAGAATTGCATTCGACCGGCTCCTGATTGCTTTTGGTGCCCCCTCCCCCGGCCTTTCCTCCCTCCAACTTCCCAGCCCCTCCGAGGCGCAGGGACAgaagccagggctggggcagggctgggccgcTGTCTCGGGGCAAGGCAGCCTCGGGCACCTGAGCTCGGTTTCCTCCAGGAAGCGGCAGGAGCAAATCCCGGCTGGCTCGGGGGAAACCCTTCCCACTTTTGGCCGGTCCGGGTTCTGAGTGTCTCCTCTCCGAGCCTCCACCCGCATGGGGCGCTGCCCGAGGTGGAAGGCCCAGTCTCCTGCTGACTTAGGGAGGGAGCTGGGTCAGgcctcctctctcctcagcccaccctggacagggcaggggctgggaggcacGGTGGTCTTGGGGTCCCCTGGAGGACAGCCCCTGCTCCTGCTAAGGGATGTGGGTGGGAGGCCAGGACACCTGTCCTGCTCGCCGCCTCCATGCCACCTCTGTGGTTGCGGTGGAGGAATCTATCAggactgaatttgtttattcccTGGGTTCTCGGTGCCAACCTGACCCTACAGCGGGGACTTGGTCCCCGACTGGGTGAAACTGTGTAGGACACCTGCCCTGGCTTCTCCCTTGGTTGTGTGACCACTTGTGGGGGAGGAGGACCCACAGATGCCCCCAGGCCCTGCGCAAGACAGATGCTTTCTTCCAAATTTCTGAGACTCAAAATGTAGCACCAAGGGGCCTCTGCTTGGAGGGCAGGGCTGCAGCTCAGACTCTGCCACGGGACTTCCACCCAGGCTCAGCACTGCTCCAAACCCCTCCTGCTCAGGCCGGGACCCCATCGCCAGGACAAGCCCAGACCTGCTGGGGCCTCAACAGAGGGGCCGAGGGCGGCCACGTTCCAGGACCCGGAAGCCTGAGGGAGTGATGGGGCCAGGGTGGCCGATTTTGGTCCCCAGAAGTCTGCTCCCCGTGCCGGCTCCAACCCCACCGCAGGTCTCTAGCCCAGCCCACTCTTAAATGCCCCGTAATTGGCTGACCCGGCGCCTTGCCATAATTGGAGGGTAATATACGCCGAAATAAATTAAATGGCCGTTAACTAGTTTGTACGTTACACAAAATGAGTTTAATTAAGTTTGTATCTGCCCCGCGGATCGATCGGAGATTTCCCTCCGCTGTGAACCCGCGGCACCGGCCGGCCCGCTCGCCGAAGGCGCGGCCCGGGGACGAGGGAGGAGAGGCCTCTGAAGAGAAGAAAACGGAGGGACGGGCGGGCGGGTGCGCGGGAACGAAGCGAAGAGGGCGGGCAAACGAAAGAGCCGAGCACAGAAAGAGGAGGGAAGTGAGCGAAGAGAAGCGACAAGCGGGACGGGGAGCCATTTCGGGGGAGCGGGAACGCTGGAGGGGACGGGCGAGCGCCAGCGCAGGGCGCGTCCTAACTGTGCCGTGCCCCCGCAGACGCCGGCGACCCCGACCCGGCGGACGAGGCCGAGGCCAACGGCTACAGCAGCGGCCGCAGCCCGAGCGCAGACAGCGGGGACGAGGCGCCCGACGACGACGACGAGGACCCGGCGCCCGAGGCGGGGGCGGCGCGCGGCGCGGAGGAGGcgcggggaggcggcggcggcctcGGGGCCCGCGGGTCGGGCTGTGCGGACGCGGCCGAGGCCGAGGCGACCCCCGGCGCCGTGGACGAGACCGCGGGCACCGGCCCCCGCGGGAACTCGCCCGGAGCCCCGGGCCCGCCGGGGGCCTCGGCGGCGGCGGGGGTCGCGGGGACCACCCCgcagggcgcggcggcggcgacgAAGCCCAAACGGAAGCGCACGGGCTCCGACTCCAAGTCCGGGAAGCCGAGGCGCGCGCGCACCGCCTTCACCTACGAGCAGCTCGTGGCGCTGGAGAACAAGTTCAAGGCGACGCGCTACCTGTCGGTCTGCGAGCGCCTCAACCTGGCGCTGTCGCTGAGCCTCACCGAGACGCAGGTGAAGATCTGGTTCCAGAACCGCCGCACCAAGTGGAAGAAGCAGAACCCAGGCGCCGACACCAGCGCGCCGACCGGCGGCGGCGGGGGGCCGGGCCCGGGCgcggggccgggcgcggggctgcccgGCGGCCTCAGCCCGCTCAGCCCGTCGCCGCCCATGGGCGCGCCGCTGGCCATGCACGGCCCGGCCGCGTACCCGGCGCACGGCCCCGGCGGCCTGGTGTGCGCGGCGCAGCTGCCCTTCCTGTCGAGCCCGGCGGTGCTGTCGCCCTTCGTGCTGGGCTCGCAGACCTACGGCGCGCCCGCCTTCTACGCGCCGCACCTCTGAGTGCGGCCGGCGAGGACTCGTGCGCGGCCGGTCGCTACAggagttttaaatttataatcGACTGTCCGCATTGGGCGGCTTGGCCCGCTCGGAAGCACTTTGCTGAACTTCCCTCAATCAATAAACCGCAGGAGGCCGCGCCCGCGTCCCTCAGGCTCCCGCGCCACCCGCGCCCTTTGGTGGGGATTTCGGCGCGGCCGAGGCGCCCCCGGGTGTTGGCCCCGGCGCGGGGCTCGGGCCCCGGTGTCCCCTCCGCCCGGGGTCCCTCGACGAACTCGCCTGGTCCGATGGCACTTGGTCCCCCCATGCGCTCGGGGTGGGCGCAGAGCACCCGCCAGCGGGCTGAGGCTCCGTCCGAGAGTCCTGGTCCCCGTGCCGCCGCctcccctgacccccagcccCGTGGCCTCGGGGACGTCCCCTTACTCGCTCCTTGTGGCCTCAGGAGGCTCCTTGGGGGCGCGGAGcccagcgggacggagccgggcGCGGGATCGGGGCTGAGGCACCGCTCTGGCCGGCGGCGACCCCCTCCACCGCCGTCCACTCCCCCTGAGTCCGGGCGGGGGTCGCTCCGCTCGCGTTGGGCGCGTCCACCCGGCAGCTCCTGCCGCTTTCCGGGCGGGAAACCGGGACTGGCGGGCTGAGCGACCTGCCCGAGGGTGCCTGAGCCCGGCCCGCGGGAGCCCTGTGTCCGGCCCGGCGCGGCCCCCGTTCCTCGAACGAGCCGGGTCGTGTCTGGGCGCGGCTCCCGGAGCGACAGGCGGCGGCGCGATGGCCGAGATGACAAAGCcccggggggtggggtggggaggcggcTCAcagggggcccgggcctcggccagCCGATTGCTCGGAGGGACGGTCCCCGCGAGTCACCTGCCACCAAGCGCTGCGGCCGGGCTGGAAGGAGACGACCCCAGCGGTGGGTGGCTGGCATGGAAGACAGTGCCCCACGTGGGCTTGTCTCGCTGGCCAGAAAGTTCAAAGGGGCAGCTCCGGGCCATCTgctggggtgtggggggggggggcagaggcAGGTGCGACCACCCTGTCCCCTGCTGCAGCCCCCACTGCCTGGGCCGCTGGCCTCCCTCAGGCCCGGTGTCATCTGGTGTCACCAGGTTCCTCCCGTCAAGTGTGGCACGGGCACTGCCAGAAATTCCCCCATAAGTAGCCCGTCCGCGTTGTGAGCACCAGGGCCACACTCTCCCGGCCTGGGCAGTCACACTCTCGCTGAGTCTAAGGggggggcaggtgggtggggacaCCTTGGTCTCAGGGCTGAGGCCTGGGCCTCCAGGGTGTAGGCAGTTGACAGAGGAGCCCCAGAAGACTCCAGAAGTTTCCAGAAGCCTCTTGGCATCAAATCAAATCATCAGCATCACTGTGGACTTAGCTGGAGGTGGGGGCAAGGGGCTGCCAAGCAAGAAGCCCCAGCCTCCACttccaggagctggggggcggggagagaCCTGCAGAGCGCGGGCGGTTGGGATCTTGAAGGAGCCTGTCTGTCTCCCGATCTCGGCCTCGCCTAAGCCCACCTTGCTGAGCTCAACTGGGCGGGCTGGGACAATCCGAGGGCTTCCCAGCCCTGGGAGGGAGAGAACAGGGGAGACCAGGTACTGATACACCCACCAGGGCCTCCCACACTCCCACACCCTTTCCTGCCCCATCAGCATCCTCCAGGGGGAGGCCgtgagggggaggaagagggagggaggggcggccCCTTCAGACACAGGCCAGCTCAGctcccccctctccccaccccagtcctGCCCTGACTGACAAGGCCACACAGACGGTGTCTTCTAGGACCCTCAGAAACAGCGGCCACACCTGGACCCTCCAACATCAACCCTGGCTACAGGACAGGGTGGCAGGAGGGGAAGTGAAGCCAGGATGCTGGAGAAGCACCCCCCACGCACTCTACTCCACCTCGGGGCTCCCTCGACTCAGCTGGAGCTGGAGCCACACGCAGGGCACTCAGGGCCACTCTGGGCATCTGTGCAGGCCCTGCTGTGGGAGGGGGTCTGCGCCCTGGCTCTCCTCTGGGTCCCTCCAGTCTCTTTGGTGCACACCTACTGTGCGCCGGCCACTTTCAGGATAGACTTGGGTCAGGCCATCTGAGCCTCCCAGCACACTGTGGCATTCGTGCTGTGGTTATCTGCGCATTAcatgaggggaaactgaggcctggaggttGTAGGGCTTGCTGCGAgcagcccctgccctggcccaACCTCGGTGCCCTGCTCCCTCCTGGAGGAGCCCGGTCGGCCCAGCCCAGCTTGCGCTCCGTCAGGTGCTCAGGATCCGCCGGAGCTTGAGGGTGCAGGCTCCTCTGGCTGCTTCCTGGGGCCCTCAGGCTGGCCCCACCACCCCTGCTCCCACTAGGCTTGGGGGACCCCTGCCTGCCCAGTTCTCAGCCTGGGGTCCCTGTGTCCAACTCAGGGTCCCAGCTCCCTGGACCTGAGCTGGAGGCAGAGGTGAGCAGGGTCCTTGCTGGCCCCTTGTTCCTACCCCACTGCCAGCGTCCCACTTTGGTGTCAGTGCCATGAGGGGCTGTCAGTCTCAGGATCTGAGTGCACTGCGGGATGGCCCCTCCCCAAGCTCCCAGGGCCAGTCCTGGCCCCAGACAATCCCAGAATTGCACCCATGCGGTTTCCATCATGTGGAAGAGCCTTCTCTCTCTAAGCAGGGCATAGCCCGTGCAGGTGTGAGGCCCCAAAGGCCTCCCCGGGGAGACGCCCCTCCCCACACTGCCCCCCAGTCTCGCGCCCAGGCACCACTGACCCCAGAGGCAGAGCTCCCcctgagccccctcccctccctccgtGTCCAGCCTATGGCTGGCACTCCGTGGTCCCTTCTATGTGCTAGGGTTGGCTTTGGCTGCACGAAAGAGAAAATCGGAATGAAGAGAAGTTGAAAGGAGATTGTTCATTTTCTCTCGTGTGAGGGAATTCTGGCCATTGGC
Proteins encoded in this region:
- the NKX1-1 gene encoding NK1 transcription factor-related protein 1 gives rise to the protein MSASGPVAPGDGPALPPPPPGPGPGPAPPAPAAAARDAMDGRAELPAFPRAGAPPLAASDTVPAAPEGAGAARPGPPPRPTSFSVLDILDPNKFNSRRRRCVLLGPVAPAACAPAPAAPGRPPRAEELERRALAAAGGAGAATGAEPPHAGDPDPADEAEANGYSSGRSPSADSGDEAPDDDDEDPAPEAGAARGAEEARGGGGGLGARGSGCADAAEAEATPGAVDETAGTGPRGNSPGAPGPPGASAAAGVAGTTPQGAAAATKPKRKRTGSDSKSGKPRRARTAFTYEQLVALENKFKATRYLSVCERLNLALSLSLTETQVKIWFQNRRTKWKKQNPGADTSAPTGGGGGPGPGAGPGAGLPGGLSPLSPSPPMGAPLAMHGPAAYPAHGPGGLVCAAQLPFLSSPAVLSPFVLGSQTYGAPAFYAPHL